A portion of the Candidatus Pristimantibacillus lignocellulolyticus genome contains these proteins:
- a CDS encoding cytochrome d ubiquinol oxidase subunit II, with product MSYEVLGITVLWTFLFGYLIIASIDFGAGFFIYYSTISGTRHLIHNIIDRYLSPVWEITNVFFVFFFVGIVGFFPDTAFYLGTALLIPGSIGIVLLAIRGAYYAFNHYGTTTKSWYTLLYGASGLFIPAALSTVLTISEGGYIEVNTSGQVILLTKKLFTSSYSWSVVILALVSVLYISAMFLTYYADKAKDIDAYRVVRNYGLVWSIPTILSSLFVFFAIYNHNREHFDKMLDIAWVFVLSLICFVIAVTLVWRNKHLGWSFIFVMLQYGFAFYGYGAAHLPYVLYPYVSIYENFTNENMAMALVGVFILGLILLIPSLYLVMRLFLFNTSYVKGE from the coding sequence ATGAGCTATGAAGTACTTGGTATCACTGTCCTTTGGACATTTCTTTTTGGATATCTGATTATTGCGTCCATCGATTTTGGAGCTGGATTCTTCATCTATTACAGTACGATCTCTGGAACAAGACATTTGATCCATAACATAATAGATCGTTATCTCTCCCCCGTCTGGGAAATAACTAATGTTTTCTTTGTTTTTTTCTTTGTTGGAATTGTAGGATTTTTTCCAGATACTGCCTTCTATCTAGGAACTGCCCTACTAATCCCAGGAAGTATTGGAATTGTGCTACTAGCCATTCGCGGAGCATACTACGCATTTAATCATTATGGTACGACAACTAAATCATGGTACACATTGCTTTATGGTGCAAGCGGACTATTTATTCCGGCTGCCCTATCAACAGTACTGACTATTTCAGAAGGTGGCTACATAGAGGTTAACACGAGCGGACAAGTTATTTTACTTACAAAAAAGCTTTTCACTAGCTCTTATTCGTGGAGTGTAGTCATATTGGCATTAGTTAGTGTGTTATACATATCTGCAATGTTTCTCACCTATTATGCGGACAAAGCGAAAGATATAGATGCTTATCGAGTAGTACGGAATTATGGTTTAGTTTGGAGTATTCCTACCATACTAAGTAGCTTGTTTGTTTTCTTTGCTATTTACAATCATAATCGTGAGCATTTCGATAAAATGTTAGATATCGCTTGGGTGTTTGTACTTTCACTGATCTGTTTTGTCATTGCAGTTACTCTTGTTTGGAGAAACAAGCACCTCGGATGGTCGTTTATCTTTGTGATGTTACAGTATGGCTTTGCGTTTTATGGATATGGAGCAGCACATTTACCATATGTGTTATACCCTTATGTCTCAATCTATGAGAACTTCACTAATGAGAATATGGCTATGGCATTAGTTGGAGTATTTATTCTAGGGCTCATATTACTTATTCCATCGCTGTACTTAGTTATGAGACTATTCCTATTTAATACTTCTTATGTTAAAGGAGAATGA
- a CDS encoding cytochrome ubiquinol oxidase subunit I, with product MNYDPVVLSRMLTSLTLGFHIIFATIGVGVPLFIGLAEWIGIRKNDFEYILMARRWARGYVITVAVGVVTGTAIGLQLSLLWPSFMQVAGQSIALPLFMETFAFFFEAIFLGIYLYTWDRFKNKTTHLWLLIPVVLGSSASALFITIVNSFMNYPVGFTYLDGQIIGINPYKAMLSPAMPSKVAHVISSAYLTSALILAAIAALSYLKGQKHRYHRKALKLTMICSFVFMLSTALIGDISGKYLAVYQPEKLAATEWHFETTTQAPLVFGGTLDENHNVKNALVIPYGLSILGFNNPNAEVIGLDQFPEEDWAPLWIHYLFDMKMGYVALLTLITTFFIVQLVRKKGNIYSKWLLWCVVISAPIAMLTIEHGWIFSEVGRQPWILRGIMRTATGATQSDHVDLMLLLFFLLYLVLGIASTRVLVKMFRNNKAEDELALYEN from the coding sequence ATGAACTATGATCCAGTAGTACTTAGCAGAATGTTAACATCATTAACTTTAGGGTTTCATATTATCTTCGCAACAATCGGTGTTGGTGTTCCATTATTTATTGGACTAGCTGAATGGATTGGTATACGCAAAAACGATTTTGAATACATACTTATGGCACGGCGCTGGGCAAGAGGTTATGTCATTACAGTTGCTGTAGGTGTCGTGACAGGAACTGCTATCGGCTTACAGTTAAGCTTATTATGGCCAAGTTTTATGCAAGTAGCGGGTCAATCGATCGCTCTTCCTCTGTTCATGGAAACGTTCGCGTTCTTCTTTGAAGCGATTTTTCTAGGTATTTACTTGTACACATGGGATCGATTCAAGAATAAGACTACGCATCTCTGGCTTCTAATACCAGTAGTTCTTGGTTCATCGGCTTCTGCTTTGTTTATTACGATTGTTAATTCATTTATGAATTATCCTGTAGGTTTTACATATTTGGATGGTCAAATTATCGGTATTAATCCATATAAAGCAATGCTTAGTCCAGCAATGCCCTCAAAGGTTGCACATGTCATATCATCAGCATATTTGACATCAGCTTTAATACTAGCTGCTATTGCTGCACTTTCCTATTTGAAAGGACAAAAACATAGATATCATCGTAAAGCATTAAAGTTAACGATGATATGTTCATTTGTATTTATGCTGTCTACAGCTCTAATTGGAGATATTTCAGGTAAATATCTTGCTGTCTATCAGCCGGAAAAATTAGCTGCTACCGAATGGCATTTCGAAACGACAACACAAGCTCCACTTGTATTCGGGGGTACATTAGACGAAAATCATAATGTTAAAAATGCTCTAGTCATCCCTTACGGATTAAGTATTCTTGGCTTTAATAACCCCAATGCCGAGGTTATCGGATTAGATCAATTCCCTGAAGAAGATTGGGCTCCCTTATGGATTCATTATCTATTCGATATGAAAATGGGTTATGTTGCCCTTCTAACTTTGATAACAACTTTCTTCATTGTTCAGTTAGTAAGAAAAAAAGGAAATATCTACAGTAAATGGTTGTTGTGGTGTGTAGTGATTTCTGCACCCATAGCCATGCTTACAATAGAACATGGGTGGATTTTTTCAGAAGTTGGTCGTCAACCTTGGATACTACGTGGAATTATGAGAACAGCAACAGGAGCAACACAATCGGATCATGTGGATCTTATGCTACTATTGTTCTTTCTGCTGTATCTTGTTCTTGGTATTGCATCAACTAGAGTACTTGTCAAAATGTTTCGTAATAATAAGGCAGAAGATGAACTCGCCTTATATGAAAATTAG